One window of the Actinomycetota bacterium genome contains the following:
- a CDS encoding Hpt domain-containing protein, translating to MSAIVHVDHSKLDDLRALDRPGNEGFLARIATVFLDDAKRRVDAIEEGLEEQDAGSIQMAAHALKGSCSYLGATQLAELCRAMEERAEEGDLDGGSEAITKIRDELATVSAVLTEEMKKA from the coding sequence TTGAGCGCCATCGTTCACGTCGACCACTCCAAGCTGGACGACCTGCGGGCACTCGATCGTCCGGGCAACGAAGGATTCCTTGCCAGGATCGCCACAGTATTTCTGGACGACGCCAAGCGCCGGGTGGACGCCATAGAGGAGGGCCTGGAGGAGCAGGACGCCGGCTCGATCCAGATGGCGGCGCACGCTCTCAAAGGGAGCTGTTCGTACCTGGGCGCCACGCAGCTTGCGGAGTTGTGCCGGGCCATGGAGGAGCGGGCCGAAGAGGGTGACCTGGATGGCGGCAGCGAAGCCATAACAAAAATCCGGGATGAGCTGGCAACCGTGTCGGCCGTGCTGACCGAGGAGATGAAAAAGGCATAG